The following proteins come from a genomic window of Tepidiforma thermophila:
- a CDS encoding ferritin-like domain-containing protein, whose translation MTSPSFVDVPGLNFDWLNLDTETGARLQATRRGLTLEQINTLTRYGVVDLDEAGAPVFKPRGALADPRSPRHARQYRSKADVWSESAMLLYEEANQRQWSSAVDIPWETIQPLPDDLEWAMCTLCTFLTQVEFIAGDLPGRFMEQVHPDHFESQLFLGTQIMDESRHLDVFRKRALVNGGGMVDAGFGAINLLSVDDFTEMTALLHLVGEGFVQTLFRMGELIAQNEAEKKIFRLSAQDESRHLAFGVTHMKYVMDTEPWRKEEMHHYLDIQEGALAQSQQASLTTNPTTGEALAILAGGGIEHIDEGYAKLLLMRKRQVNEYMHRLEVIGLGDRRERMAPGLREFLDPVN comes from the coding sequence ATGACGTCGCCTTCGTTTGTGGACGTTCCCGGGCTGAATTTCGACTGGTTGAACCTCGACACGGAGACCGGCGCGCGGCTGCAGGCGACGCGGCGCGGGCTGACGCTGGAGCAGATCAACACCCTGACGCGGTACGGGGTGGTGGACCTCGACGAGGCGGGCGCACCGGTGTTCAAGCCGCGCGGTGCCCTGGCCGACCCGCGGTCGCCGCGGCATGCGCGGCAGTACCGTTCGAAGGCGGACGTCTGGTCGGAGAGCGCGATGCTGCTCTACGAAGAGGCGAACCAGCGGCAGTGGTCGAGCGCGGTGGATATCCCGTGGGAGACGATCCAGCCGCTGCCGGATGACCTCGAATGGGCGATGTGCACGCTGTGCACGTTCCTGACGCAGGTGGAGTTCATTGCGGGCGACCTGCCGGGGCGGTTCATGGAGCAGGTGCACCCGGACCACTTCGAGTCGCAGCTGTTCCTGGGCACGCAGATTATGGACGAGAGCCGGCACCTCGACGTGTTCCGGAAGCGCGCGCTGGTCAACGGCGGCGGGATGGTGGATGCCGGGTTCGGCGCCATCAACCTGCTGTCGGTGGATGACTTCACCGAGATGACGGCGCTGCTGCACCTGGTGGGCGAGGGGTTCGTGCAGACGCTCTTCCGGATGGGCGAGCTGATTGCGCAGAACGAGGCGGAGAAGAAGATTTTCCGGCTTTCGGCGCAGGACGAGAGCCGCCACCTGGCGTTCGGTGTGACGCACATGAAGTACGTGATGGACACCGAACCGTGGCGGAAGGAAGAGATGCACCACTACCTGGACATCCAGGAGGGGGCGCTGGCGCAGAGCCAGCAGGCGAGCCTGACGACCAACCCGACGACGGGGGAGGCGCTGGCGATTCTTGCCGGCGGCGGCATCGAGCATATCGACGAGGGGTACGCGAAGCTGCTGCTGATGCGGAAGCGGCAGGTGAACGAGTACATGCACCGGCTCGAGGTCATCGGGCTGGGCGACCGGCGGGAGCGGATGGCGCCGGGCCTGCGCGAATTCCTCGACCCGGTGAACTGA
- a CDS encoding nitroreductase family protein codes for MDAYRAIITKRDTRHFLPDPIPPDVLTRILQAGRMAGSSKNSQPVRMVVVQDPGRRAALAACGDYAEHLKSAPLAIAVVLLPGGGHFDAGRAAQNLMVAAWADGITSCPIAMHRQECARNVLGIPPEHTIATVLAMGYPDLKHPLSQGRQRLPLDELVSWERWGAHRPEGG; via the coding sequence GTGGACGCCTACCGCGCCATCATCACCAAGCGCGATACCCGCCACTTCCTCCCCGACCCCATCCCGCCGGACGTCCTCACGCGCATCCTCCAGGCCGGGCGCATGGCCGGCAGCTCCAAGAACAGCCAGCCTGTCCGCATGGTCGTCGTGCAGGACCCCGGACGCCGCGCCGCCCTCGCCGCCTGCGGCGACTACGCCGAGCACCTCAAGTCGGCGCCCCTCGCAATCGCCGTCGTCCTCCTCCCCGGCGGCGGCCACTTCGATGCCGGCCGCGCCGCCCAGAACCTCATGGTCGCGGCCTGGGCCGACGGCATCACCAGCTGCCCCATCGCCATGCACCGCCAGGAGTGTGCCCGCAACGTCCTTGGCATCCCGCCCGAGCACACAATCGCCACCGTCCTCGCCATGGGCTACCCCGACCTCAAACACCCGCTCAGCCAGGGACGCCAGCGGCTCCCCCTCGATGAACTCGTCTCGTGGGAGCGCTGGGGCGCCCACCGCCCCGAGGGCGGCTAA
- a CDS encoding MBL fold metallo-hydrolase — protein sequence MRIQFLGSGAGTDTPHRAGSSILLTGGGESVLLDCGPRAYDRLVMAGISPASISRIFLSHLHPDHVLGLATFIQAMTFPYGKLPLEIQGPPGTAAYAQQAVGTAALVTGMPGRAWGEPLEVPVVEVMPGDVREAGPFVVRTEQVPHAPNLVCEARRFEAEGKAVVYSGDTTEAAEVMVPLAEGAAALIHECYSLAGLSRWAAGFDERRAAAIRRAFEQTHAEIAYVARVAKEAGAKLLVLTHLNPGERAEELLDTAAAYYGGPVVIASDGLSLAV from the coding sequence GTGCGCATCCAGTTCCTCGGCAGCGGGGCAGGGACCGATACGCCGCACCGGGCGGGGTCGTCGATCCTGCTGACGGGCGGGGGCGAATCGGTGCTGCTCGACTGCGGGCCGCGGGCGTACGACCGGCTGGTGATGGCGGGGATTTCGCCGGCGAGCATCAGCCGGATCTTTCTCAGCCACCTGCACCCGGACCACGTGCTGGGGCTGGCGACGTTCATCCAGGCGATGACCTTCCCGTACGGGAAGCTCCCGCTCGAGATCCAGGGTCCGCCGGGGACGGCGGCGTACGCGCAGCAGGCGGTCGGAACAGCGGCGCTGGTGACGGGGATGCCGGGCCGGGCGTGGGGCGAGCCGCTCGAGGTGCCGGTGGTGGAAGTGATGCCGGGCGATGTGCGGGAGGCGGGGCCGTTTGTCGTGCGGACCGAGCAGGTGCCGCACGCGCCGAACCTCGTGTGCGAGGCGCGGCGGTTCGAGGCCGAGGGGAAGGCGGTGGTGTACAGCGGCGATACAACGGAGGCGGCGGAGGTGATGGTGCCGCTGGCGGAGGGCGCGGCGGCGCTCATTCACGAGTGCTACTCGCTGGCGGGACTGTCGCGCTGGGCGGCGGGTTTCGATGAGCGGCGGGCGGCGGCGATTCGGCGGGCGTTCGAACAGACGCATGCGGAGATTGCGTACGTGGCGCGGGTGGCGAAGGAGGCCGGCGCGAAGCTGCTGGTGTTGACGCACCTGAACCCGGGGGAGCGGGCGGAGGAGCTCTTGGATACGGCGGCGGCGTACTACGGCGGGCCGGTGGTGATTGCGAGCGACGGGCTGAGCCTTGCGGTTTAG
- a CDS encoding DUF2269 family protein: protein MSTQEWYLFGHLLGVFFLLAATGLTTGAAIAAGRAAAANTVVTLIDLQLRSERIVTSIGAILAIVFGSLLVNEAGYSFGDAWISTAYTLIIIALALDHGVYLRRVKAARDIAVSLGNGPVTVELRDKLNDGIARLTGIVLVLIWLVFLWLMIAKPGA, encoded by the coding sequence GTGTCCACCCAGGAGTGGTATCTCTTCGGTCACCTGCTCGGCGTCTTCTTCCTGCTCGCCGCCACCGGGCTCACGACCGGCGCCGCCATCGCCGCAGGCCGCGCCGCCGCCGCCAACACCGTCGTCACCCTCATCGACCTCCAGCTCCGCTCCGAGCGCATCGTCACCTCCATCGGCGCCATCCTCGCCATCGTCTTCGGCTCGCTCCTCGTCAACGAAGCCGGCTACTCCTTCGGCGACGCCTGGATCTCCACCGCCTACACCCTCATCATCATCGCCCTCGCCCTCGACCACGGCGTCTACCTGCGCAGAGTCAAAGCTGCCCGCGACATCGCGGTTTCGCTCGGCAACGGCCCTGTCACGGTCGAGCTCCGCGACAAACTGAACGACGGCATCGCCCGCCTGACTGGCATCGTCCTTGTCCTCATCTGGCTCGTCTTCCTCTGGCTCATGATCGCCAAGCCCGGCGCCTGA